From Anopheles coluzzii chromosome 3, AcolN3, whole genome shotgun sequence, the proteins below share one genomic window:
- the LOC120958913 gene encoding UDP-glucose 4-epimerase, with the protein MALNILVTGGAGFVGSHTVLELLSAGHAVICVDNLCNAYGGGGSKLPESLRRVQEITGASVTFYDVDIRERDELRSVFNKHKIDCVVHFAALKAVGESCRIPLQYYQNNITGTSILLEVMAEAGVFKIVYSSSATVYGEPQKLPLTESHPTGSCTNPYGKSKYFTEEIMKDLCESDPRWTVVSLRYFNPVGAHKSGRIGEDPNGEPNNLMPYISQVAVGRRECLRVFGNNYDTPDGTGVRDYIHIVDLAEGHVKAIDKLAGGTISGFRVYNLGTGRGYSVLEVVKAFSNASGREVKYEIVDRRAGDVAASYADVSLAAQELGWTAKRGLEEMCEDTWNWQKNNPNGFAG; encoded by the exons ATGGCGCTGAACATTCTCGTCACCGGAGGGGCCGGATTCGTCGGGTCGCACACcgtgctggagctgctgaGCGCGGGCCACGCGGTCATCTGTGTGGATAACCTTTGCAATGCTTACGGCGGCGGTGGCTCGAAGCTGCCGGAATCGCTGAGGCGGGTGCAGGAAATTACGGGTGCCAGTGTAACGTTCTATGACGTGGACATTCGGGAGCGGGATGAGCTGCGAAGCGTTTTCAACAAG CATAAAATTGATTGTGTGGTGCATTTTGCCGCACTGAAGGCCGTCGGTGAATCATGCCGCATTCCGCTGCAGTACTATCAAAACAACATTACCGGGACGAGCATTTTGCTGGAAGTGATGGCGGAG GCTGGTGTGTTTAAAATTGTATACAGCTCGAGTGCCACCGTTTACGGCGAGCCGCAGAAGCTCCCTCTGACGGAGAGCCACCCGACGGGCAGCTGCACTAACCCTTACGGCAAGAGCAAATACTTTACCGAAGAAATCATGAAGGATCTGTGCGAATCGGACCCACGCTGGACGGTGGTGTCCCTGCGCTACTTCAACCCGGTCGGGGCGCACAAGTCGGGCCGAATCGGGGAGGACCCGAACGGCGAGCCCAACAATCTGATGCCATACATCTCGCAGGTGGCCGTTGGGCGGCGCGAGTGTTTGCGCGTGTTCGGCAACAACTACGACACGCCGGACGGGACGGGCGTGCGCGACTACATCCACATCGTCGATCTGGCCGAGGGGCACGTGAAAGCGATCGACAAGCTGGCGGGCGGCACGATAAGTGGGTTCCGTGTTTATAATCTGGGCACTGGTCGCGGGTACTCGGTGTTGGAAGTAGTTAAAGCCTTCTCGAACGCTTCCGGCAGGGAGGTGAAGTATGAAATTGTAGATAG ACGTGCTGGAGATGTTGCGGCCAGCTACGCGGACGTGTCACTTGCCGCCCAAGAGCTCGGATGGACGGCGAAGCGCGGACTGGAGGAGATGTGCGAGGACACCTGGAACTGGCAGAAGAACAATCCCAACGGCTTTGCTGGATAG
- the LOC120958912 gene encoding uncharacterized protein LOC120958912, producing the protein MGKVRLFVILAVLLRISAADASSKIVLDSHFHYVVVGGDHVAESVGRYLAARDTNKTVLVLKGSRCNDVLEPSEPSKMWLEVSYLFAESAHYLGYEFIDPFLHGSKPGIAFTNQTASFIPPAQQLYAVDPNLKMLIDARPQRIIYNKASSTALGVEVSINYESQYIFATEELIIAGRCLEDYKLISQVDILPWDLLSKLLSNIPLEIALKSPIIAPIFRMNATPTFNHTIEPNKQPYCLLATELFIETLSKSQTNQTTASKEGIQPNAKVNIIVNERAPDRWIGFNPSVIYQETATELNDPATVYKVLADTIDECMKIGTSQTFQQLGLSLQPHQPPASAKHSCPPDQPESVLCFVNYTLTTAYNREEDTPVSASLPELDHLTEDFRLKSSRKLRLLPFGLTSPFLEHWWKRIFSPRKIAREYTTRMGIVSRDLGQLNLPSMDALLDKLKERLKAIGSIPSRH; encoded by the exons ATGGGGAAAGTGCGTCTATTCGTGATACTAGCTGTGCTACTGAGAATCTCTGCTGCAGATGCATCGTCCAAAATTGTTCTAGACAGTCACTTTCATTACGTTGTGGTGGGTGGGGATCACGTGGCGGAAAGCGTGGGACGGTATCTCGCTGCCCGGGACACGAATAAAACGGTGCTAGTACTTAAAGGTAGCCGGTGTAATGATGTGCTAGAACCATCCGAACCGTCGAAGATGTGGCTGGAGGTGTCGTACCTCTTTGCTGAGAGTGCCCACTATCTCGGCTACGAGTTTATCGATCCGTTTCTGCACGGTTCTAAGCCGGGCATTGCGTTTACCAATCAAACTGCAAGTTTTATTCCACCTGCACAGCAGCTCTACGCGGTCGATCCTAATTTGAAAATGTTGATCGATGCCAGACCTCAAAGGATCATCTACAACAAag CATCCTCAACGGCGCTTGGAGTGGAAGTAAGCATCAACTATGAATCGCAGTACATATTTGCTACCGAGGAGCTGATAATAGCGGGGAGATGTTTGGAGGACTATAAACTTATCTCTCAAGTTGATATACTTCCGTGGGATTTGTTGAGCAAGCTCCTTAGTAATATACCGCTAGAGATTGCTCTGAAAAGTCCCATCATTGCTCCAATATTTCGCATGAATGCTACTCCAACGTTCAACCATACGATCGAACCGAATAAGCAGCCTTACTGTCTTCTGGCGACAGAACTCTTCATCGAGACATTATCAAAATCCCAAACCAATCAAACCACTGCCTCCAAAGAAGGCATACAACCGAACGCGAAAGTGAACATAATCGTCAACGAACGGGCACCGGATCGTTGGATAGGATTTAACCCTTCCGTCATCTACCAAGAGACAGCAACGGAACTGAACGACCCGGCTACAGTATATAAGGTACTAGCGGACACCATCGACGAATGTATGAAAATAGGAACAAGTCAAACGTTTCAGCAGCTGGGCCTTTCGCTACAACCGCACCAGCCACCAGCTTCGGCCAAACACAGTTGCCCACCGGACCAGCCGGAGAGCGTGCTGTGTTTTGTAAACTATACGCTGACCACCGCTTACAACCGTGAGGAG GACACGCCTGTGAGTGCCTCCCTGCCCGAGTTGGACCATCTTACGGAAGACTTTCGGCTGAAAAGTTCTCGGAAGCTTCGGTTACTTCCCTTTGGCCTAACGTCACCGTTTCTGGAGCATTGGTGGAAACGGATATTCTCGCCGAGAAAGATTGCGCGCGAATACACGACCCGGATGGGGATTGTGAGTCGCGACTTGGGACAGTTGAACCTTCCCTCGATGGATGCGCTGCTGGACAAGCTGAAGGAACGATTGAAGGCCATTGGAAGTATCCCATCGAGACATTAG
- the LOC120956324 gene encoding uncharacterized protein LOC120956324, whose amino-acid sequence MSRYSTMCVFSVLFLLLVASTVQAIFHKNSPTDNSNLTIGNFIDFTQLLGIDYGRPTLRRRYDYVIVGAGPAGSVLAARLTEDPAVTVLLLEAGRAEIPLVSDVPLAAPNLQSTDYNFAYESEPQTRGCLGLWDRKCSWPHGRGIGGSSIINYMIYTRGNRRDYDAWAAAGNPGWSWDEMLPYHIRSERANVRDFDRNGFHGRSGPLSVEDCPFRSKIATTFVESAQRAGYPYLDYNAGDQLGVSFLQANTLQGRRVTSGNAYLYPARKRPNLHILTSAWVTRVLINKATKEATGVVFVRDGKTQSVTARKEVILSAGAFESAKLLMLSGVGPADHLASFRIPVVQNLPVGELLYEHPGVFGPVFIVRQPIDNYVSLDESINFSNIVQYLKGRGVFTTNSVESLMYVKSPVAESPDPGLPDVEIMQAFSSIDFDTGTGTPRAFRLTNATYDGYFRPIMNLRSFQYLPMLMKPYTKGKLRLRSTNPFNHPLFQYRYFEDDRDIEALVYGMQEAIRVTSQEPFRRLGVELYRKQVPGCEQHPFGTHQYWRCHVMTLTATFHHQVATCKMGPPSDPEAVVDHELRVYGMRRLRVVDIGVVPFPPTAHTAAVAFVIGEKAADLVRDAARKEDYRVREKHSSLPVQSASWSPFECSGSRRQHGMPDRNMAQSLSAVIGLLFLILGGAVIPSRALISLSNITSLIYDAKEINYGHHTLLDSYDFIIVGAGPAGCVLANRLTEDPAVSVLLLEIGKGEIPLFTDSPLVGPILAATDYNFGYETEKQRYGCLGLRGGRCSWAHGRGVGGSSIINNVIYTRGNRRDYDSWARAGNEGWSWNDVLPLFKRIETANIRDFGDNGFHGTRGRLSVEDCPFRSDIARAFVKSAESAGYRYLDYNAGDNLGVSFLQAHTRNGRRATGGNSYLRDIVDRPNLHIVTRAWVTKILIDPDTKTATGVRLLHNRQYHEVDAEREVILSAGAFESPKLLMLSGIGPAKHLREHGIKLVSDLPVGRKVYEHGGVFGPIFIVREPSDNLVSFEQLANAGEFLRFRNGSGPLTTNSVESLLYVKSPFAEDPDPDYPDVEVMQAFTSFSFDTSPGSRSAYYLTDRMYNEYFRPLANTRNFMFLPMLLKPRAVGRVELKSSNPFNHPMFRYQYFEDERDVDALVYAIKEVIRISTKAPLRRFGVELYTRKVPGCQYMAFNTIDYWRCHVRHLTATFQHQVATCKMGPPQDPEAVVDSRLRVYGIKGLRVADVGIIPEAPTGHTCAHSFLIGEKAADLIKEDHRLH is encoded by the exons ATGTCCCGATACTCCACGATGTGTGTCTTCAGTGTCCTTTTCCTCTTGCTGGTCGCCTCCACCGTTCAGGCCATCTTCCATAAAAACTCTCCAACGGATAACAGCAATCTAACCATTGGCAACTTTATCGATTTCACCCAACTGTTGGGCATCGATTACGGTCGTCCGACACTCCGCCGACGCTACGACTACGTGATAGTCGGAGCCGGACCGGCGGGCAGTGTCCTGGCGGCTCGACTGACCGAAGATCCGGCCGtaacggtgctgctgctagagGCTGGCCGGGCCGAGATCCCGCTAGTGTCCGACGTACCGCTGGCAGCTCCGAACCTGCAGTCGACGGACTACAACTTTGCGTACGAATCGGAACCGCAGACACGTGGCTGCTTGGGGCTGTGGGATCGCAAGTGTAGCTGGCCGCACGGGCGCGGTATCGGCGGTTCGTCCATCATCAACTACATGATCTACACGCGCGGCAATCGCCGCGACTACGATGCGTGGGCCGCGGCCGGAAACCCGGGCTGGAGCTGGGACGAGATGCTGCCGTACCACATCCGCTCGGAACGCGCGAACGTTCGAGACTTTGATCGGAACGGATTCCACGGTCGCAGCGGACCGCTGTCGGTAGAAGACTGTCCGTTTAG GTCAAAAATAGCCACCACCTTCGTGGAGAGTGCACAGCGGGCGGGCTACCCTTACCTTGACTATAATGCCGGCGACCAGCTCGGTGTGTCCTTCCTGCAGGCAAACACGCTGCAGGGCCGGCGCGTCACCAGCGGCAACGCGTACCTTTACCCAGCCCGGAAGCGTCCCAATCTACACATCCTGACCAGTGCTTGGGTAACCAGGGTGCTCATCAATAAAG CGACCAAAGAAGCTACCGGCGTGGTGTTTGTGCGCGACGGCAAAACGCAATCGGTCACCGCGCGCAAGGAGGTCATCCTGTCGGCGGGCGCTTTCGAGAGCGCCAAGCTGCTGATGCTGTCGGGCGTAGGTCCGGCGGACCATCTGGCATCGTTCCGCATTCCGGTGGTGCAGAATCTGCCGGTCGGCGAGCTGCTGTACGAGCATCCGGGCGTGTTTGGGCCTGTGTTTATCGTGCGCCAGCCGATCGATAACTACGTCAGCTTGGATGAGAGCATCAACTTTAGCAACATCGTGCAGTATCTGAAGGGACGCGGCGTGTTTACGACCAACTCGGTGGAGAGCTTGATGTACGTAAAGTCGCCGGTCGCGGAAAGTCCCGATCCGGGGCTGCCGGACGTGGAAATTATGCAAGCGTTCTCGTCGATCGACTTCGACACGGGTACGGGTACGCCACGTGCATTCCGGCTCACCAATGCGACCTACGACGGATACTTCCGACCGATCATGAACCTGCGCTCCTTCCAGTATCTACCGATGCTGATGAAGCCGTACACGAAGGGCAAGCTGCGGCTACGGTCCACTAATCCGTTCAACCATCCGCTGTTCCAGTATCGCTACTTCGAGGATGATCGCGACATTGAGGCGCTGGTGTACGGCATGCAGGAGGCGATTCGGGTCACCTCGCAGGAACCGTTCCGTCGGTTGGGCGTGGAGCTGTACCGCAAGCAGGTGCCGGGATGTGAGCAGCACCCGTTCGGCACGCACCAGTACTGGCGCTGCCACGTCATGACGCTGACGGCGACGTTCCACCATCAGGTCGCGACCTGCAAGATGGGTCCACCGAGCGATCCGGAAGCGGTGGTCGATCACGAGCTGCGGGTGTACGGTATGCGGAGGCTGCGGGTCGTCGATATCGGCGTGGTTCCCTTCCCACCGACCGCACACACGGCGGCCGTCGCGTTCGTGATCGGCGAGAAGGCAGCCGATCTGGTGCGGGATGCGGCCCGCAAGGAGGACTACAGAGTTCGCGAAAAGCACTCATCCTTGCCGGTGCAGTCGGCGAGCTGGTCTCCGTTTGAatg CTCGGGCAGCAGGCGTCAACACGG AATGCCTGATCGAAACATGGCTCAATCTTTAAGTGCTGTGATTGGTTTGTTGTTCCTGATCTTGGGAGGTGCTGTGATACCTTCCCGTGCGCTTATTAGTCTTAGCAACATTACGAGTCTTATCTACGATGCGAAAGAGATCAACTACGGTCACCACACGCTGCTGGACTCGTACGACTTCATCATAGTGGGTGCTGGACCGGCAGGATGTGTACTGGCTAATCGACTGACGGAGGATCCGGCAGTCTCGGTGTTGCTGCTTGAGATTGGCAAAGGTGAGATCCCGCTATTCACTGACTCCCCACTGGTTGGGCCGATTCTAGCCGCAACGGATTACAATTTTGGGTATGAAACGGAGAAGCAACGGTATGGATGTCTCGGACTTCGCGGTGGTCGTTGCAGTTGGGCGCACGGTCGTGGCGTTGGCGGATCGTCCATCATTAACAATGTGATTTACACGCGCGGTAACCGGCGGGATTACGATTCGTGGGCTCGAGCGGGCAATGAGGGTTGGAGTTGGAACGATGTGTTGCCACTGTTTAAGCGCATCGAGACGGCCAACATTCGTGACTTTGGTGATAATGGATTCCACGGTACCAGAGGTCGGCTGTCGGTGGAAGATTGTCCGTTCAG GTCGGATATCGCAAGGGCGTTTGTTAAGAGTGCCGAGTCCGCAGGCTACCGCTATCTGGACTATAATGCGGGCGATAACTTGGGTGTATCGTTCCTGCAAGCGCACACTCGCAATGGACGGCGAGCAACGGGCGGTAACAGCTACCTGCGGGACATAGTGGATCGCCCGAATCTTCATATCGTTACACGGGCCTGGGTCACCAAGATCCTGATTGATCCTG ATACGAAGACAGCCACCGGAGTACGGCTACTCCATAACCGCCAGTATCACGAGGTGGACGCTGAACGTGAAGTTATACTCTCGGCGGGAGCATTCGAAAGTCCCAAGCTTCTGATGCTTTCGGGAATAGGACCTGCCAAGCATCTGCGAGAGCATGGCATCAAGCTCGTCAGCGATCTGCCCGTCGGTCGCAAGGTGTACGAGCACGGTGGCGTCTTTGGACCGATCTTCATCGTTCGCGAGCCCTCCGACAATCTGGTGAGCTTCGAACAACTGGCAAACGCTGGAGAGTTTCTTCGCTTCCGCAACGGTTCCGGACCACTGACAACAAACTCGGTGGAGAGCCTGCTCTACGTAAAGTCGCCATTTGCCGAAGATCCCGACCCAGACTATCCGGACGTGGAGGTAATGCAAGCGTTCACATCGTTCAGCTTTGACACTTCGCCGGGATCGCGTAGCGCTTACTATCTCACCGATCGGATGTACAACGAGTATTTCCGGCCGTTGGCAAACACGAGAAACTTTATGTTTCTGCCAATGTTGCTCAAGCCACGGGCGGTGGGACGGGTCGAGCTGAAGTCGTCCAACCCATTCAACCATCCGATGTTCCGATACCAATACTTTGAGGATGAGCGTGATGTTGATGCGCTGGTGTACGCGATCAAGGAGGTGATACGCATCAGCACCAAGGCACCGTTGCGAAGGTTTGGCGTCGAGCTGTACACCCGCAAAGTGCCCGGTTGTCAGTATATGGCGTTCAATACGATCGACTATTGGAGGTGTCACGTGCGCCACCTGACGGCGACATTCCAGCATCAG GTGGCCACCTGCAAGATGGGTCCTCCCCAAGACCCCGAAGCGGTCGTCGATAGCCGTCTGCGGGTGTACGGCATCAAAGGATTGCGGGTGGCCGACGTTGGTATCATTCCGGAGGCACCAACCGGTCATACCTGTGCGCACAGCTTTCTTATCGGGGAAAAAGCGGCTGATCTAATCAAAGAAGATCATCGACTTCACTAA
- the LOC120957927 gene encoding calpain-11-like isoform X1, translating into MPAGYRANGHIPHPGNGHISEFTATDKYYTNGGPKLRGWTNGGMQDHQSTLSRPRSAEVITANGNGTLPNGRHMNGVLTRGPGGLHEDLEFPPTPRTLSKKKQIVWMRPHDMCARPQFRIAPPGTPLTARELPEPVGPGDPSLLAALGCLSQLPRLLERVVPPEQTFDTANGYCGMFKFRFWQWGKWIEVRVDDRLPTRGDRPAHMHCAQPDIFWAALLEKAYAKLYGGYTFLKYGTVGRALQDLTGAVVQSVPPSGPLLGGAVPRSTLLIAISGLEKETKRRRSGLLTEHPYCVTGLARVRANSNDSATHGSGSSGGDTSLIRLRSPWIGGEWGGVWCGAWSERSWEWNALNERDRELLSSRSSNDCEFWMSVNEFLTRFVVIWLAHIGPDDWALEPGLHTRAPWRAALAVRQWRGGFNAGGPHKFIDTTATNPQFRIRVPPGHPSKAHVVVAVAQKYECYRSRNYEDEEIGFTIYEVPPGMQRVTPQYVSEQMPLDFAPLSNLREIATFFALPAGDFVVMPHAAQHREGRFLLRIFADQHTDVWEVNEENLVIHNIAAEFCDERTIDARILYKLRARYPHEIDATQLQAILKAHGGNNRGFRGLGGINCGPSLELCRGMLALRDPALGGRLSIEHVPALIGLMRFWKAAFRRCGPSSSGTATLSRGIWASKVSSYCLRGLLWAGGATASNKVLEALVSRFTRNRQITLEGYLLSMARLHLAHERYHSLDAKAKASPLSLEEMILMTIYS; encoded by the exons GCGAGTTCACTGCCACGGATAAGTATTACACAA ATGGTGGACCAAAGCTACGGGGCTGGACGAATGGTGGGATGCAAGATCATCAGTCCACACTGTCGCGACCCCGATCGGCCGAGGTCATCACGGCGAACGGTAATGGCACACTGCCAAACGGTCGGCACATGAACGGTGTGCTTACGCGCGGCCCGGGAGGGCTGCACGAGGACCTGGAGTTCCCACCGACGCCCCGCACACTGTCCAAGAAGAAGCAAATCGTCTGGATGCGACCTCAC GACATGTGCGCAAGGCCACAGTTTCGTATTGCCCCACCAGGGACGCCCCTCACCGCCAGGGAGCTGCCAGAACCGGTGGGACCCGGTGACCCCAGCTTGCTGGCGGCGCTTGGATGCTTATCGCAGCTGCCGAGACTGCTGGAGCGTGTCGTCCCGCCGGAGCAGACATTCGACACGGCCAACGGGTACTGCGGCATGTTCAA ATTCCGCTTCTGGCAGTGGGGCAAATGGATCGAGGTTCGTGTGGACGATCGGCTGCCGACACGGGGCGATCGTCCAGCCCACATGCATTGCGCCCAGCCGGACATCTTCTGGGCGGCACTGCTGGAGAAAGCATACGCCAA ATTGTACGGAGGATACACCTTCTTGAAGTATGGAACAGTAGGCCGTGCCTTACAGGATCTAACAGGAGCGGTGGTCCAGAGTGTGCCTCCCAGTGGACCGCTTCTTGGAGGAGCCGTACCAAGATCTACACTTTTGATCGCCATCAGTGGATTG GAAAAAGAGACTAAACGGCGCCGCTCAGGTCTGCTCACGGAACACCCGTACTGCGTAACAGGACTTGCCCGGGTGCGTGCaaactcgaacgactccgcCACCCACGGCAGCGGTTCTTCCGGCGGCGACACGAGCCTGATCCGCCTGCGCAGCCCATGGATCGGTGGCGAGTGGGGCGGTGTTTGGTGCGGTGCCTGGTCCGAACGGAGCTGGGAGTGGAACGCCCTGAACGAACGGGACCGCGAGCTGCTCTCCTCGCGCTCCTCCAACGACTGTGAGTTCTGGATGTCCGTGAACGAGTTTCTAACCCGGTTCGTCGTCATCTGGCTCGCGCACATCGGGCCGGACGATTGGGCGCTCGAGCCAGGGCTGCACACACGCGCCCCCTGGCGGGCCGCACTGGCCGTGCGGCAGTGGCGCGGGGGCTTTAATGCCGGCGGGCCGCACAAGTTCATCGATACGACCGCCACCAATCCGCAGTTCCGCATCCGCGTCCCGCCGGGCCATCCGTCCAAGGCGcacgtggtggtggcggtggcgcaAAAGTACGAATGCTACCGCAGCCGCAACTACGAGGACGAGGAGATTGGCTTCACCATCTACGAGGTGCCGCCCGGGATGCAGCGCGTCACCCCGCAGTACGTGAGCGAGCAGATGCCGCTCGACTTTGCGCCGCTGTCGAATTTGCGCGAGATCGCGACGTTTTTTGCGCTGCCGGCGGGCGATTTTGTGGTGATGCCGCACGCGGCGCAGCACCGCGAGGGTCGGTTCCTGCTGCGCATCTTTGCCGACCAGCACACGGACGTGTGGGAGGTGAACGAGGAAAACCTGGTGATACACAACATTGCGGCGGAGTTTTGTGACGAGCGCACGATCGATGCG CGCATCCTCTACAAACTGCGCGCGCGCTATCCGCACGAAATCGATGCCACCCAGCTGCAAGCCATCCTGAAAGCACACGGGGGCAACAACCGAGGGTTCCGGGGGCTGGGCGGCATCAACTGTGGTCCTTCGCTGGAGCTTTGCCGCGGAATGTTGGCCTTGCGAGACCCGGCACTGGGTGGACGGCTTTCGATCGAGCACGTGCCGGCGTTGATTGGGCTGATGCGCTTCTGGAAGGCGGCTTTCCGGCGCTGCGGACCTTCCTCCTCCGGTACGGCAACACTGAGCCGGGGCATCTGGGCGTCGAAGGTGTCTTCCTACTGTTTGCGCGGGTTGCTGTGGGCCGGTGGAGCGACGGCGAGCAACAAAGTGCTGGAAGCGCTCGTGAGCCGATTTACGCGCAACCGACAGATCACGCTCGAGGGATACCTGCTATCGATGGCACGGTTGCATTTGGCACATG AACGATATCACAGTTTGGATGCAAAAGCAAAGGCGAGTCCCCTATCGTTGGAGGAG ATGATTCTAATGACCATCTACTCGTGA
- the LOC120957927 gene encoding calpain-11-like isoform X2 has protein sequence MPAGYRANGHIPHPGNGHINGGPKLRGWTNGGMQDHQSTLSRPRSAEVITANGNGTLPNGRHMNGVLTRGPGGLHEDLEFPPTPRTLSKKKQIVWMRPHDMCARPQFRIAPPGTPLTARELPEPVGPGDPSLLAALGCLSQLPRLLERVVPPEQTFDTANGYCGMFKFRFWQWGKWIEVRVDDRLPTRGDRPAHMHCAQPDIFWAALLEKAYAKLYGGYTFLKYGTVGRALQDLTGAVVQSVPPSGPLLGGAVPRSTLLIAISGLEKETKRRRSGLLTEHPYCVTGLARVRANSNDSATHGSGSSGGDTSLIRLRSPWIGGEWGGVWCGAWSERSWEWNALNERDRELLSSRSSNDCEFWMSVNEFLTRFVVIWLAHIGPDDWALEPGLHTRAPWRAALAVRQWRGGFNAGGPHKFIDTTATNPQFRIRVPPGHPSKAHVVVAVAQKYECYRSRNYEDEEIGFTIYEVPPGMQRVTPQYVSEQMPLDFAPLSNLREIATFFALPAGDFVVMPHAAQHREGRFLLRIFADQHTDVWEVNEENLVIHNIAAEFCDERTIDARILYKLRARYPHEIDATQLQAILKAHGGNNRGFRGLGGINCGPSLELCRGMLALRDPALGGRLSIEHVPALIGLMRFWKAAFRRCGPSSSGTATLSRGIWASKVSSYCLRGLLWAGGATASNKVLEALVSRFTRNRQITLEGYLLSMARLHLAHERYHSLDAKAKASPLSLEEMILMTIYS, from the exons ATGGTGGACCAAAGCTACGGGGCTGGACGAATGGTGGGATGCAAGATCATCAGTCCACACTGTCGCGACCCCGATCGGCCGAGGTCATCACGGCGAACGGTAATGGCACACTGCCAAACGGTCGGCACATGAACGGTGTGCTTACGCGCGGCCCGGGAGGGCTGCACGAGGACCTGGAGTTCCCACCGACGCCCCGCACACTGTCCAAGAAGAAGCAAATCGTCTGGATGCGACCTCAC GACATGTGCGCAAGGCCACAGTTTCGTATTGCCCCACCAGGGACGCCCCTCACCGCCAGGGAGCTGCCAGAACCGGTGGGACCCGGTGACCCCAGCTTGCTGGCGGCGCTTGGATGCTTATCGCAGCTGCCGAGACTGCTGGAGCGTGTCGTCCCGCCGGAGCAGACATTCGACACGGCCAACGGGTACTGCGGCATGTTCAA ATTCCGCTTCTGGCAGTGGGGCAAATGGATCGAGGTTCGTGTGGACGATCGGCTGCCGACACGGGGCGATCGTCCAGCCCACATGCATTGCGCCCAGCCGGACATCTTCTGGGCGGCACTGCTGGAGAAAGCATACGCCAA ATTGTACGGAGGATACACCTTCTTGAAGTATGGAACAGTAGGCCGTGCCTTACAGGATCTAACAGGAGCGGTGGTCCAGAGTGTGCCTCCCAGTGGACCGCTTCTTGGAGGAGCCGTACCAAGATCTACACTTTTGATCGCCATCAGTGGATTG GAAAAAGAGACTAAACGGCGCCGCTCAGGTCTGCTCACGGAACACCCGTACTGCGTAACAGGACTTGCCCGGGTGCGTGCaaactcgaacgactccgcCACCCACGGCAGCGGTTCTTCCGGCGGCGACACGAGCCTGATCCGCCTGCGCAGCCCATGGATCGGTGGCGAGTGGGGCGGTGTTTGGTGCGGTGCCTGGTCCGAACGGAGCTGGGAGTGGAACGCCCTGAACGAACGGGACCGCGAGCTGCTCTCCTCGCGCTCCTCCAACGACTGTGAGTTCTGGATGTCCGTGAACGAGTTTCTAACCCGGTTCGTCGTCATCTGGCTCGCGCACATCGGGCCGGACGATTGGGCGCTCGAGCCAGGGCTGCACACACGCGCCCCCTGGCGGGCCGCACTGGCCGTGCGGCAGTGGCGCGGGGGCTTTAATGCCGGCGGGCCGCACAAGTTCATCGATACGACCGCCACCAATCCGCAGTTCCGCATCCGCGTCCCGCCGGGCCATCCGTCCAAGGCGcacgtggtggtggcggtggcgcaAAAGTACGAATGCTACCGCAGCCGCAACTACGAGGACGAGGAGATTGGCTTCACCATCTACGAGGTGCCGCCCGGGATGCAGCGCGTCACCCCGCAGTACGTGAGCGAGCAGATGCCGCTCGACTTTGCGCCGCTGTCGAATTTGCGCGAGATCGCGACGTTTTTTGCGCTGCCGGCGGGCGATTTTGTGGTGATGCCGCACGCGGCGCAGCACCGCGAGGGTCGGTTCCTGCTGCGCATCTTTGCCGACCAGCACACGGACGTGTGGGAGGTGAACGAGGAAAACCTGGTGATACACAACATTGCGGCGGAGTTTTGTGACGAGCGCACGATCGATGCG CGCATCCTCTACAAACTGCGCGCGCGCTATCCGCACGAAATCGATGCCACCCAGCTGCAAGCCATCCTGAAAGCACACGGGGGCAACAACCGAGGGTTCCGGGGGCTGGGCGGCATCAACTGTGGTCCTTCGCTGGAGCTTTGCCGCGGAATGTTGGCCTTGCGAGACCCGGCACTGGGTGGACGGCTTTCGATCGAGCACGTGCCGGCGTTGATTGGGCTGATGCGCTTCTGGAAGGCGGCTTTCCGGCGCTGCGGACCTTCCTCCTCCGGTACGGCAACACTGAGCCGGGGCATCTGGGCGTCGAAGGTGTCTTCCTACTGTTTGCGCGGGTTGCTGTGGGCCGGTGGAGCGACGGCGAGCAACAAAGTGCTGGAAGCGCTCGTGAGCCGATTTACGCGCAACCGACAGATCACGCTCGAGGGATACCTGCTATCGATGGCACGGTTGCATTTGGCACATG AACGATATCACAGTTTGGATGCAAAAGCAAAGGCGAGTCCCCTATCGTTGGAGGAG ATGATTCTAATGACCATCTACTCGTGA